A genomic stretch from Acinonyx jubatus isolate Ajub_Pintada_27869175 chromosome E2, VMU_Ajub_asm_v1.0, whole genome shotgun sequence includes:
- the SERTAD1 gene encoding SERTA domain-containing protein 1 — protein MMLSKGLKRKREEEEEEEPEKEALAVDTWWLDPRLPAVAQAPPAVPSNSLLDLSVLKLHHSLRQSEPDLRHLVLLVNTLRRIQASMEPEATLPSVPSPPEAPGVAADSLLASSDAALSASMASLLEDLSHIEGLSQAPQPLVDEGPPGRPSGGAPPGLGALDLLGPATGCLLDDELKGLFEDIDTSMYDSELWAPASEGLKPGPEDGPGKEEGLELDEAQLDYLLDVLVGTQALERPPGPGR, from the coding sequence atGATGCTGAGCAAAGGTCTGAAGCGCaagcgggaggaggaggaggaggaggagccggaGAAGGAAGCCTTGGCAGTCGACACCTGGTGGCTGGATCCCAGGCTCCCAGCAGTGGCACAGGCACCCCCGGCTGTGCCCTCCAATTCCCTCTTAGACCTCTCGGTGCTCAAGCTCCACCACAGCCTGCGGCAGAGTGAGCCGGACCTGCGGCACCTGGTGCTGCTAGTGAACACCCTGCGGCGCATCCAGGCATCCATGGAGCCCGAAGCTACCCTGCCCTCCGTGCCCAGCCCGCCTGAGGCCCCTGGCGTGGCAGCTGACAGCCTGCTGGCCAGCTCAGACGCTGCCCTCTCAGCCTCCATGGCCAGCCTTCTGGAGGACCTCAGCCATATTGAGGGCCTGAGCCAGGCCCCCCAGCCCTTGGTGGATGAAGGGCCGCCGGGCCGCCCCAGTGGCGGGGCCCCACCCGGCCTGGGTGCCTTGGACCTGCTGGGCCCAGCCACTGGCTGTCTGCTGGACGATGAGCTCAAGGGCCTGTTTGAGGACATCGACACCTCTATGTATGACAGCGAACTTTGGGCACCAGCGTCTGAGGGCCTCAAACCCGGCCCTGAGGATGGGCCTGGCAAGGAGGAAGGTCTGGAGCTGGATGAGGCCCAGCTAGACTACCTCCTGGACGTGTTGGTGGGGACACAGGCGCTGGAGCGGCCGCCGGGGCCGGGGCGCTGA
- the SERTAD3 gene encoding SERTA domain-containing protein 3, whose amino-acid sequence MVGGLKRKHSDLEEEEEDEKWDWGPAGLRSYQQALLQISLDKVQRSLGPRAPSLRRHVLIHNTLQQLQAALCLAPAPALPPEPLFPGEEDFSLSATIGSILRELETSMDDTESPQNPIAPPGPQNEVLPQPDPVFLEALSSRYLGDSGLDDFFLDIDTSAVEKEPALAPPEPPHNLFCAPGSWECNELDHIMEIILGS is encoded by the coding sequence ATGGTAGGAGGCTTGAAGAGAAAACACTCAGatttggaggaggaagaggaggatgagaAGTGGGACTGGGGTCCAGCAGGCCTGCGGAGCTACCAGCAAGCCCTGCTTCAAATCTCCTTAGACAAAGTCCAGCGGAGTCTGGGCCCCCGAGCACCCAGCCTACGCAGGCATGTCCTCATCCACAATACCCTCCAGCAGCTTCAGGCCGCCCTTTGCCTGGCTCCAGCACCTGCCCTACCCCCTGAGCCCCTCTTCCCGGGCGAGGAGGACTTCTCCCTGTCCGCCACCATCGGCTCTATTCTCAGGGAACTGGAGACCTCCATGGACGACACGGAGTCCCCTCAGAATCCAATAGCTCCCCCGGGCCCCCAGAACGAAGTGCTGCCCCAGCCTGATCCAGTCTTCTTGGAAGCTCTGAGCTCCCGGTATCTGGGGGACTCTGGTCTGGATGACTTCTTTCTGGACATTGACACATCTGCAGTGGAGAAGGAGCCTGCACTGGCCCCACCGGAGCCTCCTCACAACCTCTTCTGTGCCCCAGGGTCCTGGGAGTGTAATGAACTTGATCACATTATGGAAATCATTCTAGGATCCTAA